One window from the genome of Ananas comosus cultivar F153 linkage group 13, ASM154086v1, whole genome shotgun sequence encodes:
- the LOC109719462 gene encoding F-box/LRR-repeat protein 3-like isoform X1, translating to MSGDEEEEWGRRRRRIAGDPVTAALSADLLALILDRVAAARDRKAWRLVSRGFLRAEALHRRALRPLRRDALPRLLRRFPALELLDLSACPALDDASLAAAALGGAGRRLRSVCLARASGVGWRGLEAAAVADAAGLRELLLDKCLGVTDVGLAKVAVGCPALDRLSVKWCLEISDIGIDLLAKKCPDLRSLDISYIKVTNESLRSISSLRKLEDLAMVGCYFIDDDGMRILSRGCNSFQSIDVSRCENVSSGGLASLLEGHHLLRSINARDCVSELTSCFLSKLSVISNTLNILKLDGFQLSVSALKIIGMSCKNLVEIGLGKCKGVTDEGISELVANCAELRTINLVCCHLLTDDALFSIANNCKKVECLGLESCSLITEKGLDQLTICCSSVKELDLTDCNVNDAGLKCMSRCSELTALKLGLCASISDEGLAYIGSNCEKLQELDLYRCTAVTDNGLAAIAAGCKSLKRLNLCYCTQISDTGMKHLSCLEELTDLELRGLVRVTSSGITSLAMGCKSLVKLELKRCYSVDDAGLWALARYSENLRQLTISYCPVTGLGLCNLLGTLRCLQDVKLVHLSWVSIEGFELALRASCGRLKKLKLLSGLQEVLSPELLQMLQSRGCRIRWVDKPLVFKG from the exons ATGAgcggcgacgaggaggaggagtgggggcggcggcggcggcggatcgCCGGAGATCCGGTGACGGCGGCGCTGTCGGCGGACCTCCTGGCGCTGATCCTCGACCgcgtggcggcggcgcgcgacCGGAAGGCGTGGCGGCTGGTGAGCCGCGGGTTCCTCCGCGCCGAGGCGCTCCACCGGCGCGCGCTCCGGCCGCTCCGCCGCGACGCGCTcccccgcctcctccgccgcttcccCGCGCTCGAGCTCCTCGACCTCTCCGCGTGCCCGGCCCTCGACGACgcctccctcgccgccgccgcgctcggAGGGGCGGGGAGGCGGCTCCGATCCGTGTGCCTGGCGCGCGCCAGCGGGGTCGGGTGGCGGGGGCTGGaggccgccgccgtcgccgatgCCGCCGGGCTCCGGGAGCTGCTCCTCGACAAATGCCTCGGCGTCACCGACGTCGGCCTCGCCAAGGTCGCCGTCGGCTGCCCCGCCCTCGACCGCCTCTCCGTCAAGTGGTGCCTCGAGATCTCCGACATCGGCATCGACCTCCTCGCCAAGAAGTGCCCCGATCTCCGCTCCCTCGACATCTCCTACATCAAG gtaaCCAACGAATCCCTTCGATCGATCTCCTCTCTCAGGAAGCTGGAGGATTTGGCAATGGTCGGATGCTATTTTATCGACGACGACGGTATGCGAATTCTCAGCAGGGGTTGTAACTCATTCCAG AGCATCGATGTTTCACGTTGTGAGAATGTGAGTTCAGGCGGTTTAGCTTCGCTGCTCGAAGGACACCATCTTCTCCGAAGCATCAATGCTAGGGACTGTGTTTCC GAGCTAACATCATGCTTCCTTTCCAAGCTAAGCGTTATTAGTAACACATTGAATATACTGAAACTCGACGGGTTCCAACTATCAGTTTCCGCCCTGAAAATCATCGGTATGAGTTGCAAAAACCTCGTAGAAATTGGGCTGGGTAAATGTAAGGGCGTGACCGATGAAGGCATCTCTGAGCTCGTAGCAAACTGTGCCGAATTGAGAACAATTAATCTTGTGTGTTGTCATCTGCTCACGGACGATGCCCTATTTTCTATCGCCAATAACTGCAAGAAGGTCGAATGTCTCGGATTGGAGTCCTGCTCTTTAATAACTGAAAAAGGCCTGGACCAGCTTACGATTTGTTGTTCCAGTGTGAAAGAACTGGACCTCACTGATTGTAATGTCAATGATGCAG GATTGAAGTGCATGTCTAGATGTTCCGAGCTCACAGCACTGAAATTAGGGCTTTGTGCAAGCATTTCTGATGAGGGCCTCGCTTATATTGGATCCAACTGCGAAAAGCTCCAAGAACTTGATCTCTATCG CTGCACTGCGGTTACGGATAATGGATTGGCCGCCATCGCCGCTGGCTGCAAGAGCCTAAAGAGATTAAACCTTTGTTACTGCACTCAGATCAGTGATACCGGGATGAAGCATCTTAGTTGCTTAGAGGAGCTAACTGACCTCGAGCTAAGGGGTCTTGTTCGTGTCACGAGCTCAGGTATCACCTCCCTTGCAATGGGGTGCAAGAGCCTTGTGAAGTTGGAGTTGAAGCGATGCTATTCAGTTGACGATGCTGGTTTGTGGGCCCTCGCACGGTACTCAGAAAACCTTAGACAA CTTACAATATCTTACTGCCCAGTAACCGGCCTGGGCCTGTGCAATTTGCTCGGGACTCTTCGGTGCCTCCAAGACGTGAAGCTGGTGCACCTCTCGTGGGTGTCAATCGAGGGGTTCGAGCTCGCGTTGCGCGCCTCTTGCGGCCGTCTGAAGAAGCTGAAGCTACTCAGCGGGCTTCAAGAAGTGCTCTCGCCGGAGCTCCTCCAGATGCTGCAGTCCCGCGGGTGCCGCATCCGGTGGGTCGACAAGCCTTTAGTCTTCAAGGGCTAG
- the LOC109719462 gene encoding F-box/LRR-repeat protein 3-like isoform X2 produces MSGDEEEEWGRRRRRIAGDPVTAALSADLLALILDRVAAARDRKAWRLVSRGFLRAEALHRRALRPLRRDALPRLLRRFPALELLDLSACPALDDASLAAAALGGAGRRLRSVCLARASGVGWRGLEAAAVADAAGLRELLLDKCLGVTDVGLAKVAVGCPALDRLSVKWCLEISDIGIDLLAKKCPDLRSLDISYIKVTNESLRSISSLRKLEDLAMVGCYFIDDDGMRILSRGCNSFQSIDVSRCENVSSGGLASLLEGHHLLRSINARDCVSELTSCFLSKLSVISNTLNILKLDGFQLSVSALKIIGMSCKNLVEIGLGKCKGVTDEGISELVANCAELRTINLVCCHLLTDDALFSIANNCKKVECLGLESCSLITEKGLDQLTICCSSVKELDLTDCNVNDAGLKCMSRCSELTALKLGLCASISDEGLAYIGSNCEKLQELDLYRCTAVTDNGLAAIAAGCKSLKRLNLCYCTQISDTGMKHLSCLEELTDLELRGLVRVTSSGITSLAMGCKSLVKLELKRCYSVDDAGLWALARYSENLRQ; encoded by the exons ATGAgcggcgacgaggaggaggagtgggggcggcggcggcggcggatcgCCGGAGATCCGGTGACGGCGGCGCTGTCGGCGGACCTCCTGGCGCTGATCCTCGACCgcgtggcggcggcgcgcgacCGGAAGGCGTGGCGGCTGGTGAGCCGCGGGTTCCTCCGCGCCGAGGCGCTCCACCGGCGCGCGCTCCGGCCGCTCCGCCGCGACGCGCTcccccgcctcctccgccgcttcccCGCGCTCGAGCTCCTCGACCTCTCCGCGTGCCCGGCCCTCGACGACgcctccctcgccgccgccgcgctcggAGGGGCGGGGAGGCGGCTCCGATCCGTGTGCCTGGCGCGCGCCAGCGGGGTCGGGTGGCGGGGGCTGGaggccgccgccgtcgccgatgCCGCCGGGCTCCGGGAGCTGCTCCTCGACAAATGCCTCGGCGTCACCGACGTCGGCCTCGCCAAGGTCGCCGTCGGCTGCCCCGCCCTCGACCGCCTCTCCGTCAAGTGGTGCCTCGAGATCTCCGACATCGGCATCGACCTCCTCGCCAAGAAGTGCCCCGATCTCCGCTCCCTCGACATCTCCTACATCAAG gtaaCCAACGAATCCCTTCGATCGATCTCCTCTCTCAGGAAGCTGGAGGATTTGGCAATGGTCGGATGCTATTTTATCGACGACGACGGTATGCGAATTCTCAGCAGGGGTTGTAACTCATTCCAG AGCATCGATGTTTCACGTTGTGAGAATGTGAGTTCAGGCGGTTTAGCTTCGCTGCTCGAAGGACACCATCTTCTCCGAAGCATCAATGCTAGGGACTGTGTTTCC GAGCTAACATCATGCTTCCTTTCCAAGCTAAGCGTTATTAGTAACACATTGAATATACTGAAACTCGACGGGTTCCAACTATCAGTTTCCGCCCTGAAAATCATCGGTATGAGTTGCAAAAACCTCGTAGAAATTGGGCTGGGTAAATGTAAGGGCGTGACCGATGAAGGCATCTCTGAGCTCGTAGCAAACTGTGCCGAATTGAGAACAATTAATCTTGTGTGTTGTCATCTGCTCACGGACGATGCCCTATTTTCTATCGCCAATAACTGCAAGAAGGTCGAATGTCTCGGATTGGAGTCCTGCTCTTTAATAACTGAAAAAGGCCTGGACCAGCTTACGATTTGTTGTTCCAGTGTGAAAGAACTGGACCTCACTGATTGTAATGTCAATGATGCAG GATTGAAGTGCATGTCTAGATGTTCCGAGCTCACAGCACTGAAATTAGGGCTTTGTGCAAGCATTTCTGATGAGGGCCTCGCTTATATTGGATCCAACTGCGAAAAGCTCCAAGAACTTGATCTCTATCG CTGCACTGCGGTTACGGATAATGGATTGGCCGCCATCGCCGCTGGCTGCAAGAGCCTAAAGAGATTAAACCTTTGTTACTGCACTCAGATCAGTGATACCGGGATGAAGCATCTTAGTTGCTTAGAGGAGCTAACTGACCTCGAGCTAAGGGGTCTTGTTCGTGTCACGAGCTCAGGTATCACCTCCCTTGCAATGGGGTGCAAGAGCCTTGTGAAGTTGGAGTTGAAGCGATGCTATTCAGTTGACGATGCTGGTTTGTGGGCCCTCGCACGGTACTCAGAAAACCTTAGACAA TAA
- the LOC109719132 gene encoding neurofilament medium polypeptide-like encodes MRDQEQGMEKVSGGGRRRKGGLSIPMTGCCGVGVAILVFAAAAAAVGASVVARARRARREDQATKRSFAEDVDNERIEGAKVEEEVEEEEENGSIVSQGREKMREETEEISFQIDQENQSIGKLDLSPRREDTEIVAATEEEEIILKPGNDGDYDRESSEESKATPTEVKVSEEANDEKEGDEKEEEEDSTENEKAECDLSSSVEFRATTEPSTEEAVDGPNNNSRACLTESGVFEAIENTSKTEENDSSAKKKREVEWKLEDDVNKDPRGEPKKIEIRNTTKTIAIEENEIGFAIANRSKGGLLMISAFVLAIVLLLFVRRDRPDVLELSTM; translated from the exons ATGAGAGATCAAGAACAAGGCATGGAAAAGGTGAGTGGtggtgggaggaggaggaaaggagGATTGAGTATTCCGATGACCGGCTGTTGCGGCGTCGGTGTCGCGATTTTGgtgttcgccgccgccgccgccgccgtcggtGCCTCCGTCGTCGCGAGAGCTCGAAGAGCTCGTCGCGAGGATCAGGCGACGAAGAGGAGTTTCGCTGAGGATGTAGATAATGAAAGAATTGAAGGAGcaaaagtagaagaagaagtggaggaggaggaggagaatggtTCTATTGTATCAcaagggagagagaaaat GAGAGAGGAAACTGAGGAAATTTCATTTCAG ATTGATCAGGAGAATCAATCCATAGGGAAGCTTGATTTGAGTCCAAGAAGAGAGGATACGGAGATCGTCGCCGCgaccgaggaggaggagatcatcTTAAAACCCGGTAATGATGGCGATTATGATCGCGAAAGTTCGGAAGAATCGAAAGCAACCCCTACTGAAGTAAAAGTATCTGAAGAAGCAAACGACGAGAAGGAGGGAgacgaaaaagaagaagaagaagatagcaCGGAGAATGAGAAAGCAGAATGCGACCTGTCGTCATCGGTCGAATTCCGAGCCACGACGGAACCGTCGACCGAAGAGGCTGTTGATGGACCGAACAACAACTCCCGAGCTTGTTTGACGGAGTCGGGGGTATTCGAGGCGATCGAGAACACATCGAAGACGGAGGAGAACGATTCCTCGGCGAAGAAGAAGCGAGAAGTGGAGTGGAAGTTGGAGGATGATGTGAACAAAGATCCGAGAGGAGAGCCGAAGAAGATCGAGATACGTAACACAACAAAGACAATAGCAATCGAGGAGAATGAGATCGGATTCGCGATCGCGAATCGATCGAAGGGCGGCCTTCTGATGATCTCCGCGTTCGTGCTCGCGATCGTTCTTCTTCTGTTCGTCCGTCGCGACCGCCCTGACGTTTTAGAGCTAAGTACTATGTGA